TTTATACCTCATAAGATACAAAATAGTTATTTAGAATACATATACTATATTCTGTAAAAAAATTATATCTTGGGAGATTTGTTAGGTTAAACAAGGAGGATGTTTGTTACATGTGGCTTGGGTCTGACCAACgatagaatacaatacagtatacgGTAGCTACAGAATAACAGGGCATTCAGAACGGCTTTACAGTCTTTTTCTGCTGGGgttgtaatgtgttttttttagcTTGTGAGGTCACCTTATATCAGCTCCTTTTACATTGTCtggatctctgtgtgtgtatatgtgtgtgtgtgtgtgtgtgtgtgtgtgtgtgtgtgtgtgtgtgtgtgtgtgtgtgtgtgtgtgtgcgtgtgtgcgtgtgcgtgtgtgcgtgtgtgtgtgtgtgtgtgtgtgtgtgtgtgtacgtgtgtgtgtgtgtgcaagtatgTGTTTAAAAAATGATTCAGCTACATTAGACCAACGTGCCAGGGTCAGCGCTGGGCTCCTTCGGAGTCATGTCTTGCATCTGAGGATGAACGGGCTCTTGATAGAGTGAGAACTCCATTGACCTGCCATAGAGAGAGCACAAATCATCACAGCACTCAAAAGTACCGGAATCTGCACCTGTGTGAATGTTACCAACAATCATTACAAAGTACAGAAATACTCACCTTCCATGCAGTGGGTGGCCATGGAAGCTGGCTGACTGAGACATCTGGGACCTATGGAGTGGATCACCTTGTATAGACTGAGCCTGGTGCACCAAAGGGTGGGGGTGTGAGAGGCGGGAAACCCCTGAATCATGCCCCTTTGACGTGGTAGTAGGGTAGCCAAGGGCGTTCCTCAGGTACCAGTCTCTGAGACCCTCCAGCGCCAGAGCTTTATGTAGACTCCTCGTCGAGTCCTCCGGGGTTGGGCGAGAGAACTGGGGAGGCCTGTGATTGAATGAGGGGCCGGACAGCTCAGTCTGGTAGGGGTGCAGGTTGGGAATGGAGGAGGTAGTGGAGCTTGGGGCAGGGTGGGGAGACTCATAGGCAGAGAGCAGGATGGTGTCATGCTGCAGAGGGATGAAGGGTCCACAGGACTTGGTCCGCGTGACTTTGACTCTGTGAGGCTCAGCCTGGGAGCCACGGATCACCATGGGGCTGTAGGGTGGGGCAGCACTGGGTAGATGCACCTGGGATAGGGAGAAGCCGTTGGCTTGAGGAGGCACTGCAGCAGTGGACGATCGAGGGGAGGAAATGTCCTGCCAGATTCTACCTGTTGATTGGTACAGCTGGTGTTGCACTTGAATCCTCTGTTGCTTCCCCCAGATGTAATCCATTAGGAGCTCGTTGTAACCCCCTCCCCCTGCTTCTCCTCTCCCACCCATGGACAGCCGCATGTTGCCCTGCTCCACAGAGCCGTCCAAGTGTCTCTCAGGACTGCCCAGGTGGATGTGCCTCAGCTTGCCATCAGTGAGGGTCTCAGAGCTTTTGTAAGGCCCTCCTTTGGCGGGCATCCCGTTCCTGGGGCCTGGGTCCTCGGGGAGACTGGAGCGGTCAAGCAAGGCCTCAGAACTGTTGCTCCGCCGGGCACGGGAGCTGTACGGGCAGCCTCTGCGCTCCGAGGAGGAGCCTTCCTGGGTTAAGGGCACCATATGAGGTACATCCAGGCTGCCAGACCACTGCTTTAGTGCAATCCCACCAGAGCCATCCGAtctgaaggagagaaagagagcaaggagCTTATTGTAGGTTAGTCCTAATTGTAGGTTAGTCCTAATGTAAACACAGTATCTTTACATTTCATATTCCATTGATTGAATGTGTGATATCAAAGGGAGCATGATATAAGTATCTATGGCACTAAGCATCTGACTTCTCACAAAATAAATAATCTTGAGAGCTTTGATGATAAAATGTTGATGCAAATGTTGATGCAATGTTTACCATGGCTGGCATGTTCTGTAGTCTAATTACCTGCTGCACTCATCTGTTATTCTGTCAGCCTCTCTGTCATCATAGTGGGTGGGTAGCAGTGGATGTGCTGCATTAAGCAGAAGCACTGGACCAGAGGAGGAATATTACCTGACATGAACACTGATTGGGGCAGTCCGGGCGATGAGGGGGGTAGCAGGAACACTTCTGCCTTCAACATTAGATGTACTCCTTGGTAGAGAATGACTAGGGCTAGGAAAAAAAACATGAGTTCATAGCTTTAGACACAAGAAGAAGGAGAGCGttacacgtgtacacacacacacacacactgacaatacCTGATGGAGCTGGTCACAGAGTTACGGCGCGTCCTCATTTCATAGTATATCTCCACTGGGGACAGTTTCCTACAGACCTGGTGGTCTGGGCTGCCCAGGGACAGACGGGGCTGGGACATGGAGCGGTGGTCTGCTGCCACACTGGGAGAGGACTCCTCTAAGGGAGTGAGAAGATGAGGTTTGGTCAACTTGAGTCACCCTAACTCACAATCGACACACAAATACAGTAAACAGAACATTCTCTTTCATGAACATAATCAGACAGCAGCCGTGTAATTCTGAATTTAAGGAAGAAAAATGTAAGTCTTCGCTCTTCTCATTTTTACGATAGGTACTGAAATGTGATCTGTCATCTAGTAACTGATTATAAACTGAGTATGCACAGTACCAATCATCCAATCTCTCTTTTTATGTAGCCTCACCGAATAATGCAATGAAAACAAACTCTGTCTAGACGTTTGGATAATATTTTGCAAGACTTCAGTGTTTGGGTGAAACAGACAAAGATAACTGCTCAATGATTTTTACCCACGAGCATTAACAGATTCGGTTGTTATGATTGTTTTTGCAGCTCTGGCTAGCTCACCGTTGTCATGGGATGTTGAATCTGACATGGAGCTAGTGCTCTCTGACATCACCGTGTCCTCTGCAAGAAAAACAAACACAACCTCTTTGTATCACAGGGAGTAGAGACCaaatacacatactgtaccaTCACATCattggaggggacaggagaggaaacTGGCTCATATCAAAGTGAACTTCTGTGAGGTTAACCTttcactgcagtgggctaaatcagggtcacacagagagtttcttggtagtcttaaacaaatacaCCTGACACACATGGTTATAGGCTTTAAAacaagaagacacctgtaccatgtcggatttggagttgaaatgtattacattttgagtttgcatcccaatattacactttatatacatcacagaagattgAAATATAACAAAGAATTGACATAGAATCACCGGATTTCCAGCAGTAAATGTGTATTTATTTGATTCATTATCAAAtgatgaaaaatattaataacattccaccaatGAAGCCACTAGGTAatgtgactgcaggaaagggctacccaGTACCCAGTTGTTTGGCCTAGATAGATATCATGGAAACATTTATCAAGATATGTATGTATAGCTGTGAACACATCTTTGAACTCTGCTGTACACAGCACTGCCTTACCTGTGTGGCATCCCCGGTGAACGGTCCTCCTGCTGTTGGGGACATTCCTGTCTGACTCTGAGTGCCTGTACAGAGCACCACTGAAGATTGTTTTCATCTGCCTTCGCTGACCTGTCTCATCCTGCACAAAGCAATAGCTTAGTCAGTGATGTGTTGATAACCAGTATTAACAGACATTCAGGACCTCTGTGACCAGTGTCATAGTATTTCAGAAAGTCCTCTGACCTCTCCCCTGGTGTTGTTATGTGGGAGGCCAGCCCTGCGCTGTACAACGGgagctctctctcctgtctccaggggGAAAACATGTGGGACCTTCCCGGTCAGCTCCTGCAGACAAAATAAAATGCCACAGAATTAGCCTAGTTAGATTAAAAAGTGAACACTGTTTTCATACAGCCAATGCCAAGTCAAATGTCATACTGTCTGTTATATAATATAGTTATATAATTGAGCAATAGAAACAAATGtaataaacacacatacatatcCTGTTAGCCTCCAGTCTTTGTATCTTAAAATAGTTGACTGTTGCGCTTGAATACATGTGCTAGAACTAATGTGGTAATAGTCCAATGAAGATTAAACTATGTTGTTCAAGAATAGTATCATTTGAATGGTGGTACATCCGACCACCAAATCAAAAGTACTGTATATAGAGAGTATATAGAGAGCGTTTCCCATGCATTAATAATCTTATTCTAGAGAGAAGCTGAGACACATCTGTGTTCAATTTCAAACCAAAAGCAGGGGGATGTGTGAAACAGCTGTGAGTGAAAAGCTGGAGCTGCTGCCTGGTATGTCTGGCTCTGCCTCTGGAGAAAATCAGGCTAACATTGATACGCTGTCGCTACATATTCTTGATTCATGCAGCTCTGGAAGGGGAAAGCTTTAAACTTTGCTATGTAACAAAAGTTGCCAAATGTTGTTCTTTCATCTGTAGCCAAACTCAGTGAGCCTGATTTACAATTTCAGGTGGTTGAGGTTTACAGGGGTTTAGAGCTGCTCCGTACTGAGTCAGATACAGAAAACAAACCCAAAGTTGGTTTATGCTTTTCAATAATCTGATGAAGAACACGTCTCTATATCATGGCTTGGGTGAATGGAGCCATTCCCTCTAACCTGACCTGAGACCTACAATGGTTAAAAGGTAGGAAAGAGGAACTGACCTGAGACCTACAATGCTTAAAAGGTAGGAAAGAGGAACTGACCTGAGACCTACAATGGTTAAAAGGTAGGAAAGAGGAACTGACCTGAGACCTACAATGGTTAAAAGGTAGGAAAGAGGAACTGACCGCCTCCAGCAGACACACTTGTCTCAGCTCTCCCACTCGGCTGCTGAGGAGGTCCTCCAGGAGTTGCTTTCTCTCCTGCAGTGCGGAGATGCGTTCAGCTTGCAGCTTGCTGTCCTGATctgcacaccaacacacacatcaacacatgcAGCTGAGACAACAACCATTTATACAATTACTTTGTTGCAACAATGGTGTTACTAGGTAATTACAGTATTACTGAGCACTTAAAATATTGTGTAATTGCATCAGATTATCAATTAAATTCTGGGGGCAGATGTGTTAGAAAAGATACTAGAACGAGGAGTGGAAGCAGGTTATTTCCACCCCCCTGTCTCTGCAAGTTCCAGGCAAGTCTATGGGCCAAATGTCTCCTCCCCGAAAGATGTGAACACCTGCGAAATTGGGATTTGTCTGAAGGATCAGTGACGGAAAAATCTGTGCACCGGAACAAAGTTAGTTGTTAGTCGTTACATCCCACAGGCTGTTGACCGATGCTACGATACCATCTTATGTTACATGCGTCTGTCCACAAGAAATGAGTAAGTAACCCCAAATCTCTCTGTGGAGGTGTAAAACTCACCTGGAGCCCCCACACTCATGGATGTGATGAGGCGCCCTTTGACCTCCATGTGGTCTGATTTGTGAGGTCGTGCTTCTCAAACCTCAGCCAATCAAAACCTCACCTGTTGAGAGAGAGCACTGTGATTACCTAGTAGAAATTGAACAAATAATGTGGGCCTAGAGCACAGGTTGGTTTAAATACATTCATCTTACCTAGCAACTTCAAGCATGTGTTCTCCAGTAGTTTGGTTAGCCATCTATTTTTGTTAAACCAGTAAGAATGTGTCTTCCACTAGTCAAAAACAATAAAGTGATCCCAGCCACCGCCAGTGGGGGGAGCCTCTGTGACTCTTTTCAGGTGTCTAATGCTAAATCCTGTAACAGAGAGGCAGAGTTTCAATTTTTGGTAATGTGACTAAAAACGAATAGGCCTACAGTTAATATAGAATAAGAACCGTGTGTGTTGTTTCAATGATAGACTATCAGGCCTAGCCTGTCTATGTCCATCGTATGTGCATTATATAAAATGTATGCTTAGTGGCATAGGATGGCTTCATGCTAACAGGATAATTCAAAAGTGTGCTTAATAGAGTGATTCAAAAATTAAATAACATAAGTATTTAACATGATAGTGTAGACTGTGCCAACATAATAAATAATATTAAAGCAATTGTACGAGGGcatggcctgcctgcctgcctgcctgcctgcctgcctacctgcctgcctgcctgcctgcctgcctgcatctcTTAGCTCTGACAATCATGTCTTCGAAGAGGAGTGAGAGTGAAACATAATTAATAACGTATGGAGAAGAACAGATGGAGAGAAACCTAAACTGTGTTTCATGTCTCAATTTCCAAAGGTAAccaacacaaaataaaataatgtaccaA
This is a stretch of genomic DNA from Oncorhynchus mykiss isolate Arlee chromosome 7, USDA_OmykA_1.1, whole genome shotgun sequence. It encodes these proteins:
- the LOC110527894 gene encoding coiled-coil domain-containing protein 120-like — protein: MEVKGRLITSMSVGAPDQDSKLQAERISALQERKQLLEDLLSSRVGELRQVCLLEAELTGKVPHVFPLETGERAPVVQRRAGLPHNNTRGEDETGQRRQMKTIFSGALYRHSESDRNVPNSRRTVHRGCHTEDTVMSESTSSMSDSTSHDNEESSPSVAADHRSMSQPRLSLGSPDHQVCRKLSPVEIYYEMRTRRNSVTSSISPSHSLPRSTSNVEGRSVPATPLIARTAPISVHVRSDGSGGIALKQWSGSLDVPHMVPLTQEGSSSERRGCPYSSRARRSNSSEALLDRSSLPEDPGPRNGMPAKGGPYKSSETLTDGKLRHIHLGSPERHLDGSVEQGNMRLSMGGRGEAGGGGYNELLMDYIWGKQQRIQVQHQLYQSTGRIWQDISSPRSSTAAVPPQANGFSLSQVHLPSAAPPYSPMVIRGSQAEPHRVKVTRTKSCGPFIPLQHDTILLSAYESPHPAPSSTTSSIPNLHPYQTELSGPSFNHRPPQFSRPTPEDSTRSLHKALALEGLRDWYLRNALGYPTTTSKGHDSGVSRLSHPHPLVHQAQSIQGDPLHRSQMSQSASFHGHPLHGRSMEFSLYQEPVHPQMQDMTPKEPSADPGTLV